A genomic stretch from Telopea speciosissima isolate NSW1024214 ecotype Mountain lineage chromosome 7, Tspe_v1, whole genome shotgun sequence includes:
- the LOC122668495 gene encoding protein FAR1-RELATED SEQUENCE 5-like gives MGDRAPLAIITDMGKEIIASIPRVFSESKHRFCSWHIGKHTIEHLGKLFNANEDFKKDYRYSLYRTKTLEEFEICWMDMLEKYQLTEQKWLKNMYALCEHWVPVYLRGTFFAGMSSTQRSEGLNYYFRGYFKQSTPLWRFVKQYERAVDRRREKEVDKDFRTLTTTANLTSGSLIELQASKVYTRTIFEIFLLLPEFFFDCE, from the coding sequence ATGGGGGATAGAGCACCACTTGCAATAATCACAGATATGGGTAAGGAAATCATAGCATCAATCCCTCGTGTGTTTTCAGAGTCAAAACACCGATTTTGTTCTTGGCATATTGGCAAACACACAATAGAACACTTGGGgaagttatttaatgcaaatgAGGATTTCAAAAAGGATTATAGGTATAGTTTATATCGGACAAAGACTCTGGAAGAATTTGAGATATGTTGGATGGATATGTTGGAAAAATATCAATTGACTGAACAAAAATGGTTGAAGAATATGTATGCTTTATGTGAACATTGGGTGCCAGTCTATTTACGAGGGACCTTCTTTGCTGGTATGAGTTCTACGCAGCGTAGTGAGGGCCTCAACTATTACTTCCGAGGTTATTTCAAACAATCCACCCCACTTTGGAGGTTTGTTAAGCAATATGAAAGGGCAGTCGATCGTCGACGTGAGAAAGAGGTTGATAAGGATTTTAGGACATTGACTACTACCGCAAACTTAACTTCAGGGAGCCTAATTGAGTTGCAGGCTTCAAAGGTTTATACAAGAACAATATTTgagatttttttacttttaccAGAGTTCTTTTTTGACTGCGAATGA
- the LOC122668496 gene encoding protein FAR1-RELATED SEQUENCE 5-like: MTDVERALELEVNEVEAEEAIIEESEVNREAFEFGTHWETHLELDLDNNGSSSLKEAPIDHQATHPSCVHEIDESLLPYIGQDFLDKEAAYQFNNKYARVIGFSVRKSRVERSPKRMELDGEGVILSREFVCSREGHKQVDKNVGVKEQSRHDEVRIGCPASFQVRAIHGVWVVDRFVK; encoded by the exons ATGACAGATGTTGAAAGAGCATTAGAATTGGAAGTAAATGAAGTGGAAGCTGAGGAAGCTATAATAGAAGAATCAGAAGTTAATAGAGAAGCATTTGAATTTGGTACCCATTGGGAAACACA TTTAGAATTGGACTTGGACAATAATGGAAGCTCATCTCTTAAAGAAGCTCCCATTGATCATCAAGCCACACACCCATCTTGTGTCCACGAAATTGATGAGAGTTTACTACCTTATATTGGGCAAGATTTTCTAGATAAGGAGGCAGCCTATCAATTTAATAACAAATATGCCAGGGTAATAGGGTTTAGTGTTCGAAAATCCCGGGTAGAGCGTTCACCTAAAAGGATGGAACTTGATGGAGAAGGTGTCATATTGTCTAGGGAGTTTGTATGCTCACGAGAGGGTCACAAGCAGGTGGACAAAAATGTTGGAGTTAAGGAACAAAGTCGACATGATGAAGTTAGAATTGGATGCCCTGCTTCTTTCCAAGTTAGAGCCATACATGGAGTTTGGGTTGTTGATAGATTTGTTAAGTAG
- the LOC122670083 gene encoding 40S ribosomal protein S21-2-like: protein MQNEEGQNMDLYIPRKCSATNRLITSKDHASVQINVGHLNENGEYTGQFSTFALCGFVRAQGDADSALDRLWQKKRVEVRQH from the exons ATGCAGAACGAGGAAGGCCAAAACATGGATCTTTACATCCCCAGGAAGTG TTCTGCTACTAATAGGCTGATCACTTCAAAGGACCACGCTTCTGTCCAGATTAATGTTGGGCATTTGAATGAGAATGGCGAATATACTGGCCAATTTAGTACCTTTGCACTTTGCGGTTTTGTCCGAGCTCAG GGAGATGCTGACAGTGCACTTGATCGTCTCTGGCAGAAGAAGAGGGTTGAGGTGCGACAACATTAA